A region from the Nostoc sp. HK-01 genome encodes:
- a CDS encoding GMP synthase (glutamine-hydrolyzing) → MVFLSDYCATIYYFIQTSPIMNTAVTLLTEQAPQPVEELRRLDRQMIVILDFGSQYSELIARRIRETQVYSEVLSYRTTAEQLQQLNPKGIILSGGPSSVYNEKAPHCDPAIWHLGIPILGVCYGMQLMVNQLGGEVAKADRGEYGKASLYIDDPTDLLTNVEDGTTMWMSHGDSVVKMPPGFEVLAHTENTPCAAVADHEKKLYGVQFHPEVVHSIGGLALIRNFVYHICECEPTWTTAAFVEEAIREIRGKVGDKRVLLALSGGVDSSTLAFLLHKAIGDQLTCVFIDQGFMRKYEPERLVKLFQEQFHIPVEYVNARDRFLDTIAGVTDPEEKRRRIGHEFISTFEEASKHFGPFDYLAQGTLYPDVIESADTNVDPQTGERVAVKIKSHHNVGGLPKDLRFKLVEPLRKLFKDEVRKVGRSIGLPEEIVQRQPFPGPGLAIRIIGEVTAERLNILRDADLIVRQEINQRGLYNEVWQAFAVLLPIRSVGVMGDKRTYAHPVVLRIITSEDGMTADWARLPYDILEVISNRIVNEVKGVNRVVYDITSKPPGTIEWE, encoded by the coding sequence ATGGTATTTTTGTCAGATTACTGTGCAACTATCTACTACTTCATTCAAACATCCCCCATCATGAATACAGCGGTGACTCTACTAACCGAACAAGCGCCTCAACCAGTAGAAGAGTTGAGGCGGCTTGATCGTCAAATGATTGTTATTCTCGATTTTGGCTCTCAGTATTCCGAACTAATTGCCCGACGCATCCGGGAAACTCAAGTATATTCTGAAGTTCTCTCTTATCGCACTACAGCGGAACAATTACAGCAACTCAACCCCAAAGGTATCATTCTCTCTGGCGGGCCGAGTTCAGTTTATAACGAAAAAGCTCCCCATTGTGACCCAGCGATTTGGCATCTAGGCATTCCCATTCTGGGCGTATGTTATGGGATGCAGTTGATGGTCAATCAACTCGGTGGGGAAGTTGCCAAAGCCGATCGCGGTGAATACGGCAAAGCCTCATTATATATAGATGATCCCACCGATCTATTAACCAATGTGGAAGATGGCACAACCATGTGGATGAGTCACGGCGACTCCGTGGTCAAAATGCCACCGGGTTTTGAAGTCTTGGCACATACAGAAAATACCCCTTGTGCAGCCGTCGCCGACCACGAAAAGAAACTGTATGGTGTGCAGTTCCACCCCGAAGTTGTACATTCCATTGGTGGTTTAGCTCTAATTCGCAACTTTGTTTATCATATCTGCGAATGCGAACCTACCTGGACAACCGCCGCCTTTGTCGAAGAAGCAATCCGGGAAATTCGCGGTAAAGTTGGCGATAAACGCGTACTTTTGGCATTATCTGGGGGAGTTGATTCTTCTACCCTAGCCTTTTTATTGCATAAAGCGATCGGTGATCAGCTGACCTGTGTATTTATTGACCAAGGCTTCATGCGGAAATATGAGCCAGAACGGTTAGTGAAATTATTCCAAGAACAGTTTCATATCCCTGTAGAATATGTCAATGCCCGCGATCGCTTCTTAGATACTATCGCTGGTGTCACTGACCCCGAAGAAAAACGCCGCCGCATCGGTCACGAATTCATTAGTACATTTGAAGAAGCATCCAAGCACTTCGGCCCCTTTGATTATTTAGCCCAAGGCACACTTTATCCAGATGTCATCGAATCTGCCGATACCAATGTTGACCCCCAAACAGGTGAACGGGTAGCAGTCAAAATTAAAAGCCATCACAACGTTGGTGGTTTACCCAAAGATCTGCGATTTAAACTAGTTGAACCCCTGCGGAAACTATTTAAAGATGAAGTCCGCAAAGTTGGTCGTTCTATTGGTTTACCAGAAGAAATCGTCCAACGCCAACCCTTCCCCGGCCCAGGTTTAGCAATTCGCATCATCGGTGAAGTCACCGCCGAACGCCTGAACATTCTCCGCGATGCCGATTTAATTGTCCGCCAAGAAATCAATCAACGTGGATTATACAACGAAGTTTGGCAAGCCTTTGCTGTATTATTGCCAATTCGCAGCGTCGGCGTGATGGGTGACAAACGTACCTATGCTCATCCTGTAGTTTTGCGGATTATCACCAGTGAAGACGGTATGACCGCAGATTGGGCGCGTCTTCCTTATGACATTTTGGAAGTAATTTCTAACCGAATTGTCAATGAAGTTAAAGGTGTGAATCGCGTAGTTTACGACATCACATCTAAGCCACCTGGAACCATTGAATGGGAGTAA
- a CDS encoding ferredoxin thioredoxin reductase, beta chain, with protein MITSEVNANSSDKSLEAMRHFSEQYAKRTGTYFCSEPSVTAVVIEGLAKHKDDLGAPLCPCRHYEDKEAEVKATYWNCPCVPMRERKECHCMLFLTPDNEFAGESQEISLETIKEVRDSMA; from the coding sequence ATGATCACATCAGAAGTTAACGCAAATTCCAGCGATAAAAGCCTAGAGGCAATGCGGCATTTTTCCGAACAATACGCCAAGCGTACTGGAACTTACTTCTGTAGTGAACCTTCGGTTACAGCAGTGGTAATTGAAGGGTTAGCCAAACATAAAGACGATTTAGGTGCGCCTTTGTGTCCCTGTCGCCACTACGAAGACAAAGAAGCTGAAGTCAAGGCTACATATTGGAACTGTCCTTGCGTGCCGATGAGAGAACGTAAAGAATGTCACTGTATGCTATTTCTAACACCAGATAATGAATTTGCTGGTGAAAGCCAAGAAATATCTCTCGAAACTATTAAAGAAGTACGAGATAGTATGGCATGA
- a CDS encoding FAD-dependent pyridine nucleotide-disulfide oxidoreductase has translation MVDSLENNPPHQVVIIGGGFGGLYAAKALAKAKVNVTLIDKRNFHLFQPLLYQVATGTLSPADISSPLRSVLSKSKNTKVLLGEVNDIDPNAQQVLLGDQAIPYDTLIVATGAKHSYFGKDNWEDSAPGLKTVEDAIEMRRRIFSAFEAAEKETDPEKRRAWLTFVIVGGGPTGVELAGAIAELAYQTLKEDFRNIDTSEARILLLEGLDRILPPFAPELSQQAEASLQQLGVSVKTKTLVTNIENDVVTLKQGDEVKEIAAKTVLWAAGVKASPMGQVLAESTGAECDRAGRVIVEPDLSIKGYPNIHVVGDLANFSHQNGKPLPGVAPVAMQEGEYVAKLIQQKLKGNTLPAFNYSDRGSLAMIGQNLAVVDLGFIKLKGFFAWLFWLVIHIYFLIEFDNKLVVMIQWVWNYVTRKRGARLITGQKSPLQVGNEAPSNYYKATPPREIVNV, from the coding sequence ATGGTAGACTCCCTTGAGAATAACCCACCCCATCAAGTTGTGATCATTGGTGGCGGCTTTGGTGGACTGTACGCGGCAAAGGCACTTGCTAAGGCTAAAGTCAACGTTACACTGATTGACAAACGGAATTTTCATTTGTTCCAACCATTGCTGTACCAAGTTGCCACAGGTACACTATCACCCGCTGATATTTCCTCACCGTTGCGTTCGGTACTCAGCAAGAGCAAAAATACAAAAGTATTGCTGGGTGAAGTTAATGATATTGATCCCAATGCACAGCAAGTTTTGTTGGGTGATCAAGCGATACCATACGATACATTAATAGTGGCTACAGGTGCCAAGCATTCCTATTTTGGTAAAGATAACTGGGAAGATTCTGCGCCAGGTTTGAAAACCGTAGAAGATGCGATAGAAATGCGTCGCCGGATTTTCTCGGCTTTTGAAGCAGCCGAAAAAGAAACCGATCCAGAAAAACGTCGGGCTTGGTTAACTTTTGTGATTGTAGGTGGTGGCCCTACCGGAGTAGAACTAGCAGGTGCGATCGCCGAATTAGCTTATCAAACCCTCAAAGAAGATTTCCGCAACATCGATACTTCAGAGGCGAGAATTTTACTTTTAGAAGGACTAGATCGGATTCTGCCACCCTTTGCACCAGAATTATCCCAACAAGCAGAAGCATCATTACAACAATTGGGTGTCAGCGTCAAAACAAAAACTTTAGTCACCAACATTGAAAACGATGTTGTCACCCTCAAGCAAGGGGATGAAGTTAAAGAAATCGCTGCAAAAACGGTATTATGGGCAGCGGGTGTCAAAGCTTCACCGATGGGTCAAGTTTTAGCCGAATCTACTGGTGCAGAGTGCGATCGCGCCGGAAGAGTAATTGTTGAACCCGACTTAAGCATCAAAGGCTATCCCAATATTCATGTAGTTGGCGACTTAGCCAACTTCTCCCATCAAAATGGCAAACCGCTACCTGGTGTTGCACCAGTAGCTATGCAAGAGGGAGAATATGTTGCCAAATTAATTCAGCAAAAACTCAAAGGTAATACCTTACCTGCATTTAACTATAGCGATCGCGGCAGTTTAGCCATGATTGGACAAAATCTAGCCGTTGTGGATTTAGGCTTTATCAAACTCAAAGGATTCTTTGCTTGGCTATTTTGGCTTGTGATTCATATCTACTTCTTAATCGAGTTTGATAACAAACTAGTAGTGATGATTCAGTGGGTATGGAATTATGTCACCCGCAAACGTGGCGCAAGATTGATTACTGGACAAAAATCACCGCTACAAGTAGGTAATGAAGCACCTAGTAACTATTACAAAGCAACACCACCCAGAGAAATAGTCAACGTCTAA
- a CDS encoding acetyltransferase, GNAT family protein, whose amino-acid sequence MQIREDDLTGKKISDLLQEHLDNMYEITPPESVHALDIEALRSPDITFFSAWEGEELLGCGALKELSSTSGEVKSMRTVKIHRRKGVASNILEYIIKEAQRRGYDCLYLETGSFGEFAPARALYIRYGFEYQGPFADYAQDPNSIFMVRKLV is encoded by the coding sequence ATGCAAATTCGAGAAGATGATCTAACAGGGAAAAAAATTTCTGACCTCTTGCAAGAACATCTCGACAATATGTATGAGATTACCCCACCTGAAAGCGTTCATGCTCTTGATATAGAGGCATTGCGTTCGCCTGATATAACTTTCTTTTCAGCGTGGGAAGGCGAAGAATTACTTGGATGCGGTGCATTGAAAGAACTCTCTTCAACAAGTGGTGAAGTCAAATCAATGCGTACTGTCAAGATTCACCGTCGCAAAGGTGTTGCCTCAAATATTCTGGAATACATTATTAAAGAAGCCCAACGGCGTGGTTATGATTGTCTGTATTTGGAAACAGGTTCTTTTGGTGAGTTCGCCCCAGCACGAGCTTTGTACATACGCTATGGGTTCGAGTATCAAGGCCCGTTTGCCGACTATGCCCAAGACCCGAACAGTATATTCATGGTGAGAAAACTGGTTTAG